GCCATTGGCAGATTTAAAGTTTAGTTATTGACAGCTTTGACAATAAATTTATAGAATTAATTAATCCCTGGGGGAGGTCAGCAGGACCTGAGAGTTCCCGATAAGGGAAGACCCCTTGAACCTGATCCGGGTAATGCCGGCGTAGGGAAAGGGAGAGACTGAGCTAAAACCAGCCTCTATCCTTCAGGGATAGGGGCTTTTTGTTTTGGAGGTTTTATGAAGATAAGAGTAAATGGCAGTGAGATGGATGTTAAAGCAACCACAATTGCAGAGCTATTACAGGAGCTTGAGATAAATCCTCAGAGGGTTGTTGTTGAGGTGAATCTTGAAATAGTCAAGAGAGATAAATTCAACGATTACAAAATAAAAGAAGGCGACTCTATTGAGATCGTCAACTTTGTAGGAGGAGGATAAAATGAATGATCCATTAATTATCAGAGGAATTGAGTTTAAGTCTAGGCTATGGGTTGGAACAGGTAAATATAAAAGTTTTGAGGAAACTGCCCGTGCAATTGAAGCCTCTGGAACAGATGTAGTAACAGTTGCAGTAAGAAGAGTAAATATCATTGACCGCTCAAAGGAAAATCTTCTTGATTATATTGATCCCAAGAAATACAAAATTCTTCCAAATACAGCAGGCTGTTACACAGTTGAAGATGCCCTGAGATACGCAAGACTGGCAAGAGAAGCAGGTGTTTCAGATATGGTAAAGCTTGAAGTAATAGGCGATGAAAAAACCCTTTTCCCTGATGTATGTGGACTTCTTAAAGCAACAGAAATTCTTGCAAAAGAAGGCTTTATTGTTTTTCCATATACGAACGACGACCCTGTAACAGCAAAAAGACTTGTTGATGCCGGTGCTGCTGCAGTGATGCCTCTTGGTGCACCAATTGGCTCAGGACTTGGAATAAGAAATCCCTACAACATAAAGATAATTCTTGAAACAGTTAATGTCCCTGTTATTGTTGATGCAGGAGTGGGTACAGCCTCTGATGTATCACAGGCAATGGAGCTTGGCTGTGATGCTGTTCTTGTAAATACTGCAATAGCAGGTGCAAAAGACCCAATAATGATGGCTCAGGCACTTAAGCATGCCTGTATAGCAGGAAGGCTTGCCTATAAGGCTGGAAGAATTCCTAAGAAACTTTATGCTTCCGCAAGTTCACCCATTGAAGGAATGCTTACATGAAGGTCTATCTCATAGGTGACAGAAAGCTTTTTCCCGATGAAAAAGCTTTTTTAGAGGCAGTTGAGACTGCTCTTAAGGCAGGAGTTAAGGCTTTTCAGTTAAGGGAAAAGGATTTGACTGTAAGGGAACTCTACTTTCTTGCAAAAAAATTGCGTGAGATAACAAAAAGAAATGATGCACTGCTTTTCATAAATGACAGAGTTGACATAGCTTTGGCTGTTGATGCTGATGGAGTTCATCTTCCCAGTAGCGGTTTTCCCGCTCATGTGGTTAGAAAGGTCTGGAAAGATAGATTTATCATAGGTGTATCAACCCATTCACTTGATGAGGCAAGGGAGGCTTCAGAATGGGCTGATTTTATAACCTTCAGCCCTGTTTTCCATACTCCATCAAAGGGAAAACCACAGGGAATAGAGAAATTAAAAGAAGTCAAGGAATCTGTTAAATGCAAGGTCTTTGCTCTCGGAGGGATTAAGCTTGAAAATGTCAATGAAGTATTGCCCTACTGTGACGGAGTTGCCATGGTAAGTGGTATTTTAGCTCAAAGAGACATTGAAGGAGTGGTGAAAAAATTCAATGAAATTTTAGGAGAAAAGCCATGACAAGAGTTGAATTAGCAAAAAAGGGAATAATTACAGATGAGGTAAAAGAGGTCGCAAAAGAAGAAGGTATCTCACCTGAAATACTTTCTCAAAATATAGCAGAAGGAAAGGCTGTTATTACGAGGAATATTCTTCACAATATAAAGCCTCTTGGAATAGGAAAGGGTCTCAGGACAAAGATAAATGCCAATATTGGAACATCCAAAGACAAAACAGACCTTAATGAAGAGCTTGAAAAGCTTGATATAGCTGTCAAATACGGCACAGATGCTGTAATGGACCTTTCAACAGGAGGACCTCTTACAGAGATGAGAAGGGCAATTATAAAACATTCTCCCGTAAGTATCGGGACCGTTCCCATTTATGAGGTTGCTGTAAGGGCAATTGAAAAGTATGGAAGCATTGTGAAGATGACCGCTGATGATATATTTGATGTAATAGAGGAGCATGCAAAGGATGGAGTTGATTTTGTCACAGTTCACTGTGGTGTTACCATGAAGATTGTTGAGATGCTTAAATCTGGTGAGAGAGTTTTACCAATTGTAAGCAGAGGAGGTTCAATTCTTGCAGACTGGATATGCTATAATGGCAAAGAAAATCCTCTTTATGAGTATTTTGATAGACTTCTTGCGATTGCAAAAAAGTATGACCTCACCCTCAGTCTTGGAGACGGGTTAAGACCTGGCTGTCTTATGGATGCAACAGACAAATATCAGTTGCTTGAACTCATAACCATTGGCAAACTAAAGGACATTGCTGTATCAGAGGGTGTTCAATGCATAATTGAAGGACCTGGGCATCTTCCCCTAAATCATGTGGAGACAAACATTAAACTACAGAAAAGCATATGCAAGGAAGCTCCTTTTTATGTTCTCGGTCCTCTTGTAACAGATTGTGCTATGGGTTATGACCATATCGCTGCTGCAATAGGTGGTGCACTGGCAGGTATGTACGGAGCAGATTTTCTATGCTATGTAACACCATCAGAACATATAAGACTTCCAGATAAAGAAGATGTAAAGGAAGGTGTAATTGCTTCAAAGATTGCTGCCCATGCAGCAGACCTTGCAAAGGGGTTACCGCAGGCATGGCAGAGAGACAACAAAATGGCAGAAGCAAGAAGAAACTTTGACTGGCAGAGTCAGATTGCCCTATCATTTGACCCTGAAAAGGTGAGATCTATGCGTTCTGAAAGACCTCCTGTTGAAGATGAGAGAGTATGTAGCATGTGCGGGGAATTCTGCGCAATAAAGATCTCAAGAGAGGCAATTGAGATAGATGTCAGTTTAAACAGGAATG
Above is a genomic segment from Thermodesulfovibrio aggregans containing:
- the thiS gene encoding sulfur carrier protein ThiS; translation: MKIRVNGSEMDVKATTIAELLQELEINPQRVVVEVNLEIVKRDKFNDYKIKEGDSIEIVNFVGGG
- the thiC gene encoding phosphomethylpyrimidine synthase ThiC; the protein is MTRVELAKKGIITDEVKEVAKEEGISPEILSQNIAEGKAVITRNILHNIKPLGIGKGLRTKINANIGTSKDKTDLNEELEKLDIAVKYGTDAVMDLSTGGPLTEMRRAIIKHSPVSIGTVPIYEVAVRAIEKYGSIVKMTADDIFDVIEEHAKDGVDFVTVHCGVTMKIVEMLKSGERVLPIVSRGGSILADWICYNGKENPLYEYFDRLLAIAKKYDLTLSLGDGLRPGCLMDATDKYQLLELITIGKLKDIAVSEGVQCIIEGPGHLPLNHVETNIKLQKSICKEAPFYVLGPLVTDCAMGYDHIAAAIGGALAGMYGADFLCYVTPSEHIRLPDKEDVKEGVIASKIAAHAADLAKGLPQAWQRDNKMAEARRNFDWQSQIALSFDPEKVRSMRSERPPVEDERVCSMCGEFCAIKISREAIEIDVSLNRNA
- a CDS encoding thiazole synthase, whose amino-acid sequence is MNDPLIIRGIEFKSRLWVGTGKYKSFEETARAIEASGTDVVTVAVRRVNIIDRSKENLLDYIDPKKYKILPNTAGCYTVEDALRYARLAREAGVSDMVKLEVIGDEKTLFPDVCGLLKATEILAKEGFIVFPYTNDDPVTAKRLVDAGAAAVMPLGAPIGSGLGIRNPYNIKIILETVNVPVIVDAGVGTASDVSQAMELGCDAVLVNTAIAGAKDPIMMAQALKHACIAGRLAYKAGRIPKKLYASASSPIEGMLT
- the thiE gene encoding thiamine phosphate synthase → MKVYLIGDRKLFPDEKAFLEAVETALKAGVKAFQLREKDLTVRELYFLAKKLREITKRNDALLFINDRVDIALAVDADGVHLPSSGFPAHVVRKVWKDRFIIGVSTHSLDEAREASEWADFITFSPVFHTPSKGKPQGIEKLKEVKESVKCKVFALGGIKLENVNEVLPYCDGVAMVSGILAQRDIEGVVKKFNEILGEKP